In one window of Episyrphus balteatus chromosome 3, idEpiBalt1.1, whole genome shotgun sequence DNA:
- the LOC129913886 gene encoding glutamate--cysteine ligase regulatory subunit gives MTNNNLSQLLSTNNSIIISTGNILNIDKKPGRKSTEELTDGLKLTFKDSNATINQNNGELHRNIKELQSKISEEERSNISIGAKIFLNKKSTELLNKAMTSLLSILQVQCVDNVVLAYHPKPAKILNENDQSYGILKWGSKNEESTEELKTLWGQLEQFSLDKKICQLGVSDLDTDTLTELYKNSKVHPAIAQINLSSCCVVPPPLQEFCTKNDIQLLTHSDPEIILNDDTWSDLNLGEQLSLDWVVRYQVHLRCRGVLTAKGYIVGASK, from the coding sequence atgacaaACAACAACCTTTCCCAATTATTGTCAACCAATAATTCCATCATCATTTCTACTGGCAACATTCTAAATATTGACAAAAAACCAGGTCGCAAATCTACCGAAGAACTTACCGATGGACTCAAACTAACATTTAAAGATTCCAATGCCACCATTAATCAAAATAATGGTGAATTACATCGAAATATTAAAGAATTACAAAGTAAAATATCCGAAGAGGAACGTTCCAATATTAGCATTGGCGCTAAAATATTCCTTAATAAAAAATCCACCGAATTATTGAATAAAGCAATGACATCACTTTTGAGTATCTTACAAGTCCAATGTGTGGACAATGTGGTTTTGGCTTATCATCCAAAACCTGCCAAAATACTCAATGAAAATGATCAGTCTTATGGTATTCTTAAATGGGGTAGTAAGAATGAAGAATCTACTGAAGAGCTAAAAACATTGTGGGGTCAATTGGAACAGTTTTCTTTAGATAAGAAAATTTGTCAATTAGGAGTGTCCGATTTGGACACTGACACTTTGACTGAACTTTATAAAAACTCTAAAGTTCATCCAGCGATTGCACAGATTAATCTGTCGTCGTGTTGCGTTGTTCCACCTCCGCTGCAGGAATTTTGTACAAAGAATGACATTCAATTGTTGACCCATAGCGATCCAGAGATTATTCTCAATGACGACACTTGGAGTGATTTAAATCTGGGTGAACAACTGTCTTTGGATTGGGTTGTTCGCTATCAAGTTCATTTACGCTGTCGAGGTGTACTCACGGCCAAGGGTTACATTGTTGGTGCCTCAAAATAA